Proteins encoded within one genomic window of Flavobacterium oreochromis:
- a CDS encoding helix-turn-helix domain-containing protein, whose translation MDFSSRLKQLRTEKGLSKLELSELAQVHHVQIGRYENKGAMPSADVLAKIANTLNVTTEYLLNGTKEDLANITLTDKELLNQFKSIEKLSDEKKHIVKELIDAFILKSNLQQQLSI comes from the coding sequence ATGGATTTTAGCAGTAGATTAAAGCAATTACGAACCGAAAAAGGACTTTCTAAACTAGAGTTAAGCGAGCTAGCACAAGTACATCACGTGCAAATAGGAAGATATGAAAACAAAGGAGCAATGCCTTCGGCTGATGTATTAGCAAAAATCGCTAATACCTTAAATGTTACCACAGAATATTTATTAAATGGTACTAAAGAAGATTTAGCCAATATTACCCTAACCGATAAAGAGTTATTGAATCAATTCAAGTCTATCGAAAAACTTTCGGATGAGAAAAAACACATTGTAAAAGAGTTAATAGATGCTTTTATTTTAAAAAGTAATTTACAACAACAATTATCTATCTAA
- a CDS encoding tyrosine-type recombinase/integrase produces MKQLHLKNESYREIHKDFKNWLDILGYAESTQKSLPNHLKEFFYYLEEYQINLINVQTIKNYYHHLKTRNNQTRDGGLSNTYLNKHIQALIKLNDYLKAHNAKPLPIHLKREEYNQRDSLQILTQEEIKQLFKATEYSNEQERIRKRDKVILVLLYSCGLRRNEAINLEIKDILFDKERIYVRKGKNYKERYVPINDYNLKIIEEYIYDFRPTFYNYKQTEYLLINYRGIQLLGQTLCNRLRAIEKASGIRESPSCGGVGEALFTSSYGNTNISNVLKKLSDELKLINYNYQNAIQIRNSVIVNWLKSNNLRKTQYLAGHRYISSTERYQQDNLEELHEMINTFHPAV; encoded by the coding sequence ATGAAACAACTACACTTAAAAAACGAAAGCTATCGAGAAATACACAAGGATTTTAAAAACTGGTTGGATATATTAGGTTATGCGGAGAGTACACAAAAAAGTTTACCCAATCACCTCAAAGAGTTTTTTTATTACTTGGAAGAATACCAAATCAATCTAATAAATGTACAAACAATAAAAAACTACTATCATCATCTAAAAACCCGAAACAATCAAACCCGAGACGGAGGACTTTCCAACACCTATCTCAACAAGCACATACAAGCACTCATCAAATTGAACGACTACCTCAAAGCACACAACGCCAAACCACTTCCCATACATCTAAAACGAGAGGAATACAACCAAAGAGACTCTTTACAAATCCTCACCCAAGAAGAAATTAAACAATTATTTAAAGCTACAGAATACAGTAATGAACAGGAGCGAATTAGAAAAAGAGATAAAGTAATTTTAGTGTTATTATACAGTTGTGGACTACGACGAAATGAAGCGATAAACCTTGAAATCAAAGATATATTATTCGACAAAGAACGAATTTATGTTAGAAAAGGAAAAAACTATAAAGAAAGATATGTGCCAATCAACGATTACAATTTAAAGATTATTGAAGAATACATTTACGACTTTAGACCAACTTTTTACAATTATAAACAAACCGAATATCTATTAATCAATTACAGAGGGATACAGTTATTAGGACAAACACTATGCAACAGATTAAGAGCCATAGAAAAAGCAAGCGGTATTAGGGAAAGCCCCTCCTGTGGAGGGGTTGGGGAGGCTCTATTTACATCAAGTTATGGAAATACAAACATCAGCAACGTATTAAAAAAGCTAAGTGATGAATTAAAGCTAATCAACTACAATTATCAAAACGCAATCCAAATCAGAAACAGTGTAATAGTAAACTGGCTCAAATCAAACAATCTTCGAAAAACCCAATATCTAGCAGGACATAGATATATCAGCAGTACAGAACGCTACCAACAAGACAATTTAGAAGAACTTCACGAAATGATAAACACTTTTCATCCGGCAGTATAA
- a CDS encoding ABC transporter substrate-binding protein yields MIFIDQVGTQHTFETTPKRIVSLVPSQTELLYDLGLEEKIIGITKFCIHPFHFKSIKAIVGGTKDVKIEKIKELQPDIIICNKEENTKEIVQELSQICPVWVTDVYTIHDNNKMIEDFGKLFNVRTEAQKWIDKINFVKNDFLHFIQNYEQQTVAYFIWGKPYMVAGRDTFINHLLELNKYQNIYANNEKYPERYPEIIVQKMRIQGDPDLIFLSSEPFPFKDEHAFELGRYSHHAKTVFVDGEMFSWYGSRLVKSFDYFKKLRLRIGELHLHHGHSH; encoded by the coding sequence ATGATTTTTATTGATCAAGTAGGAACTCAACATACTTTTGAAACTACTCCTAAAAGAATAGTTTCATTAGTTCCTTCGCAAACTGAATTGTTATACGATTTGGGTTTAGAAGAAAAAATAATAGGAATTACAAAATTTTGTATACATCCTTTTCATTTTAAATCTATTAAAGCTATTGTAGGGGGAACAAAAGATGTAAAAATAGAAAAAATAAAAGAATTACAACCAGATATTATTATCTGTAATAAAGAAGAAAACACAAAAGAAATAGTTCAAGAATTAAGTCAAATTTGTCCTGTTTGGGTAACTGATGTTTATACCATTCACGATAATAATAAAATGATTGAAGATTTTGGAAAACTATTTAATGTACGTACCGAAGCTCAAAAATGGATTGATAAAATTAATTTCGTTAAAAATGATTTTCTTCATTTTATTCAAAATTATGAACAACAAACAGTCGCTTATTTTATTTGGGGAAAACCTTATATGGTAGCTGGTCGAGATACTTTTATTAATCATTTATTAGAGTTAAATAAATACCAAAATATTTATGCTAATAATGAAAAATATCCTGAGCGCTATCCAGAAATTATTGTGCAAAAAATGCGTATTCAAGGTGATCCAGACTTGATTTTTCTTTCCTCAGAGCCCTTTCCTTTTAAAGATGAGCATGCTTTTGAATTAGGACGTTATTCACATCATGCTAAAACCGTTTTTGTTGATGGTGAAATGTTTTCTTGGTATGGTTCTCGTTTAGTTAAATCTTTTGATTATTTTAAAAAATTACGTTTACGTATTGGTGAATTGCATTTACATCATGGACATTCTCACTAA
- a CDS encoding type II toxin-antitoxin system RelE/ParE family toxin: protein MAYSLFILPQAQLEIENAYEYYSQFSASAVANFDQQLEEVYQNLETNPFYQVRYKHLRAIPFKSFPFLVYFNIDQENNIVHIYSVFNTYQSLDKLKP, encoded by the coding sequence ATGGCTTATAGTTTATTTATTTTGCCTCAAGCACAGCTTGAAATTGAAAATGCCTACGAGTATTACAGTCAATTTTCTGCTTCTGCAGTAGCTAATTTTGACCAACAACTTGAAGAAGTATATCAAAACCTAGAAACTAATCCTTTTTACCAAGTACGATACAAACATTTAAGAGCTATACCATTTAAATCGTTTCCGTTTCTTGTTTATTTTAATATTGACCAAGAAAACAATATTGTACACATTTACTCCGTTTTTAATACCTATCAAAGCCTTGATAAATTAAAACCATAA
- a CDS encoding helix-turn-helix transcriptional regulator — MNAEELKVARKIKGLTQKEVADLIGVSFQTYNGYENGKKIPSTKYQILETVLSTINQVKEPRLLYFTENGYEKTIKHLNELILQREEILKILNPNSLDYYHNLELIELYKERIKYMNLVNNNNKK, encoded by the coding sequence ATGAATGCAGAAGAATTGAAAGTAGCTAGGAAAATCAAAGGCTTAACACAAAAGGAAGTAGCTGATTTAATAGGCGTATCTTTTCAAACATATAATGGATATGAGAATGGAAAAAAGATTCCATCAACTAAATATCAAATATTAGAAACTGTTTTATCGACCATTAATCAAGTAAAAGAACCTCGTCTGCTATATTTTACTGAAAATGGATATGAAAAAACTATCAAGCACTTAAATGAACTTATATTACAACGAGAAGAAATTCTAAAAATTTTAAATCCTAATTCTCTGGATTACTATCATAATTTAGAATTAATTGAATTATATAAAGAGAGAATTAAATATATGAACCTTGTAAATAATAATAACAAGAAATAG
- a CDS encoding alpha/beta fold hydrolase — protein sequence MINYTIYQNTSSNQWVTFIHGAGGSSSIWFKQIREFQKYFNVLLLDLRGHGDSKKTSFSKKYTFTAIAHDVLEVIDYLKIRSSHFIGISLGTIVIRQLAEMYPERVESMIMGGAILKMNFRSQILMRVGNVFKYMLPYLVLYRLFAFIIMPKENHKQSRLMFINEAKKLYQKEFIKWFKLTSEINPILRWFRQVELNIPTLYIMGEEDYMFLPTVKKVVESHYKTAKLTVIEKCGHVVNVEQAHIFNKKAIDF from the coding sequence ATGATTAACTATACTATTTATCAAAATACATCAAGTAATCAATGGGTTACTTTTATACATGGAGCAGGAGGAAGTTCTTCTATATGGTTTAAACAAATTAGAGAATTTCAAAAGTATTTTAACGTACTATTATTAGATTTGAGAGGGCATGGAGATTCAAAGAAAACAAGTTTCTCAAAAAAATATACCTTCACAGCTATTGCTCATGATGTGTTAGAAGTTATAGATTATCTAAAAATACGATCTTCACATTTTATCGGAATTTCATTAGGAACAATAGTAATAAGACAATTAGCCGAAATGTATCCAGAACGAGTAGAAAGCATGATTATGGGAGGAGCTATTTTAAAAATGAATTTTCGTTCACAAATATTAATGAGAGTAGGAAATGTCTTTAAATATATGCTTCCTTATTTAGTTCTTTACCGATTGTTTGCTTTTATTATCATGCCAAAAGAAAATCATAAACAATCTCGTCTAATGTTTATAAATGAAGCTAAAAAATTATATCAAAAAGAATTTATAAAATGGTTTAAGTTAACATCAGAAATAAATCCCATATTACGTTGGTTTAGACAAGTAGAACTAAATATTCCAACTTTATATATAATGGGTGAAGAAGATTATATGTTTTTGCCAACTGTCAAAAAGGTTGTAGAATCACATTATAAAACAGCAAAGTTAACTGTTATAGAAAAATGTGGACATGTTGTAAATGTAGAACAAGCCCATATATTCAATAAAAAAGCAATTGATTTTTAA
- a CDS encoding RHS repeat domain-containing protein: MNYYPFGSLVPNRHGSSKPNGYRYGFNGKEDDWQIKGEGNSYDFGARFYDSRIGRFLSLDPLQTKFANLSPYIYAANNPVSHIDQDGKYALFIHYMLTRYKLMKSGISEVVANLIAHYSSTYTNNPASRSSTYEGALMGRVIVDKNVKYSQGNNSIFKSIGGALNGDQAKGILYKKWIDYTRTKDSQSEGAEAQKWHSTRTYSESNIISAQVSINRSLNNAWSLLFESASLSSIQHMEANTKAVENLGMACILCKMYKHIKGLYLDLLQKIYLDILVGMEIPTIWTMICILMNLILKELHLQLKAQ; this comes from the coding sequence ATAAATTATTATCCTTTTGGTTCGCTCGTGCCTAACCGCCATGGTAGCTCAAAACCAAATGGTTATCGTTATGGATTTAATGGAAAAGAGGACGACTGGCAAATTAAAGGCGAAGGAAATAGTTATGATTTTGGGGCTAGGTTTTATGATTCGAGGATTGGAAGGTTTTTAAGCCTTGATCCATTACAAACAAAGTTTGCAAATTTGAGTCCATATATTTATGCCGCAAATAATCCTGTTTCTCATATTGATCAAGATGGTAAATACGCTCTTTTTATCCATTATATGCTTACTAGATACAAATTAATGAAATCAGGTATTTCAGAAGTCGTAGCTAATCTAATTGCACATTATTCTTCAACTTATACAAACAATCCAGCATCTAGATCTTCAACTTATGAAGGGGCACTGATGGGAAGAGTTATAGTAGATAAGAATGTAAAATATAGTCAAGGTAATAACTCAATTTTCAAAAGTATTGGCGGAGCTTTAAATGGAGATCAAGCCAAAGGAATACTTTATAAAAAATGGATCGATTACACAAGAACTAAAGATTCACAGTCTGAAGGTGCTGAAGCTCAAAAGTGGCATTCTACAAGAACTTATTCTGAATCAAATATTATATCAGCTCAAGTTTCAATTAACAGAAGCCTTAATAATGCTTGGAGTTTATTATTCGAATCAGCAAGTTTAAGTTCTATTCAACATATGGAAGCAAATACAAAAGCCGTAGAAAATCTTGGAATGGCATGCATACTTTGCAAGATGTACAAGCACATAAAGGGGCTATATTTAGATCTACTGCAAAAAATTTATTTGGATATTTTAGTTGGGATGGAAATACCCACGATTTGGACAATGATATGCATCCTAATGAATTTGATTTTAAAAGAGCTTCATTTGCAACTGAAAGCGCAATAA
- a CDS encoding RHS repeat domain-containing protein has protein sequence MKYYYYPFGSLIPNRHGYSKDYRYGFQGQEKDDQIKGEGNSVNYEARMQDTRVGRFLSIDPLANKFPWYSPYQFAGNTPIQAIDLDGAEEYHYTRIWVNGKPILKYTHSNDIYEYKWNPHKDTESTVGFYLWEQVKNPRKLYVVHEEREGTWEEFDKVKFVTYDETWTYTSHDNMVENKDGDYGGERYQFYAMKGLQAVSEEQRMQGGGGSTVSGSVELSKSSLRAVKSQIKSWKNTIRKFDFTSAEKKALKTATGYSRQRIVDDVAIIDQFGFYNETSHSQINLIKEAFKRHGAKSIEIRTNSVNEKMKKILESRMKSGKGIFGLKIEKNIGTGYKLSGKL, from the coding sequence GTGAAATATTATTACTATCCTTTTGGCTCCTTAATTCCTAATCGCCACGGATACAGTAAAGACTACCGTTACGGATTCCAAGGACAAGAAAAAGATGACCAAATTAAAGGGGAAGGAAATAGTGTAAATTATGAAGCTCGTATGCAAGATACGAGAGTTGGACGATTTTTGAGTATTGACCCTTTAGCTAATAAATTCCCTTGGTATTCTCCATATCAATTTGCTGGAAATACTCCTATCCAAGCAATAGATTTGGATGGCGCAGAAGAATATCATTATACTAGAATATGGGTTAATGGTAAGCCAATATTAAAATACACACATTCAAACGATATATATGAATACAAATGGAATCCACATAAAGATACTGAATCAACGGTAGGATTCTATTTGTGGGAACAGGTTAAAAATCCAAGAAAACTATATGTTGTTCATGAAGAAAGAGAAGGAACATGGGAAGAATTCGATAAAGTTAAATTTGTAACTTATGATGAAACTTGGACTTATACTTCACATGATAACATGGTAGAAAATAAAGATGGTGATTATGGTGGAGAGAGATATCAGTTTTATGCAATGAAAGGATTGCAGGCAGTTAGTGAAGAACAAAGAATGCAAGGTGGTGGAGGTTCGACTGTTAGTGGTTCAGTTGAATTGTCTAAATCTAGTTTAAGAGCTGTTAAAAGTCAAATAAAATCATGGAAAAACACTATTAGAAAATTTGATTTTACAAGTGCAGAAAAGAAAGCCCTTAAAACAGCAACTGGATATAGTAGACAGAGAATTGTTGATGATGTAGCTATTATTGATCAATTTGGTTTTTATAATGAAACTTCGCATAGTCAGATTAATTTGATAAAAGAAGCTTTCAAAAGACATGGAGCTAAATCTATTGAAATTAGAACTAATTCAGTAAATGAAAAAATGAAAAAAATATTGGAATCTAGAATGAAATCAGGTAAGGGAATTTTTGGACTTAAAATTGAAAAAAATATAGGTACTGGTTATAAACTATCGGGAAAATTATAA
- a CDS encoding SH3 domain-containing protein, with translation MVRSFLIGTDTVKTTVTDSKDKEKDDQIKGEGNSLNYTFRMHDPRVGRFFARDPLSFNFPWNSPYAFSENRVMDGRELEGSEVTLIDPKKDATIYNEAVKNTDKSAVHVYMHGSPSSFDLTGNGKWTDKPGEFKAVLEKSDVYKNAKSTEKIVVVLHSCRTGRSFFKENGQYLKAIAQKISAEYPNLILIAPDERGAFIPGKELGPRKITNAKNKRADPVDGEHGKVDINTPGHWNLFEGGEWKGQFDADYNGMSAPSAWDYMFNYTDVDVTITGITTVNNLKVRTTAGYGNNVIKQLPKGSSLNLTGKVDGAWKEISLGGDKKGWVNSSYVEENVSVEVGDKKKNK, from the coding sequence TTGGTTCGCTCGTTCCTAATAGGCACGGATACAGTAAAGACTACCGTTACGGATTCCAAGGACAAGGAAAAAGATGACCAAATTAAAGGGGAAGGGAATTCTTTGAATTATACGTTTAGAATGCACGACCCTAGGGTGGGAAGGTTTTTTGCTAGAGATCCATTAAGTTTTAATTTTCCTTGGAATAGTCCTTATGCTTTTTCTGAAAATAGGGTTATGGATGGAAGAGAGTTAGAAGGTTCTGAAGTTACCCTTATTGATCCCAAGAAAGATGCAACTATTTATAATGAAGCAGTAAAAAATACCGATAAATCTGCTGTACACGTATATATGCACGGTTCACCTTCTTCTTTCGATTTAACAGGTAACGGTAAATGGACTGATAAACCTGGAGAATTTAAAGCTGTTTTAGAGAAAAGTGATGTATATAAAAATGCTAAAAGCACTGAAAAAATTGTTGTTGTTTTACATTCTTGTAGGACAGGTCGATCTTTCTTTAAAGAAAACGGTCAATACCTCAAAGCAATCGCACAGAAAATAAGTGCTGAGTATCCTAATTTAATATTAATCGCACCAGACGAAAGAGGAGCATTTATTCCTGGGAAAGAATTAGGCCCTAGAAAAATCACAAATGCCAAAAACAAAAGAGCCGATCCAGTTGATGGAGAACACGGAAAAGTAGATATTAATACTCCTGGTCATTGGAATTTATTTGAAGGAGGGGAATGGAAAGGACAATTTGATGCTGATTACAATGGTATGAGTGCTCCAAGTGCTTGGGACTATATGTTTAACTATACAGATGTTGATGTGACCATAACGGGAATAACAACAGTTAATAATTTAAAAGTTAGGACTACAGCAGGTTATGGTAATAACGTTATTAAGCAATTACCTAAAGGATCATCATTAAATCTTACAGGAAAAGTTGATGGTGCTTGGAAAGAGATTTCATTAGGTGGAGATAAAAAAGGATGGGTTAATAGTAGTTATGTTGAAGAAAATGTATCTGTTGAAGTTGGAGATAAGAAAAAGAATAAATAA
- a CDS encoding IS110 family transposase, whose protein sequence is MSKFSNFLGIDVLKEYFDAVVILNGDKNNSIHNQFTNDSKGLKELIAWLKSNQSNAKNTLVCLEHTGLYGKIIIPHLLDKEFSVWVEMSLKIIRSLGIQRGKNDKIDAERIAYYAMKNQEEAQFYQPPRKVIDKIRKLLTLRDHLVKTKALLIKNTNELKSFEPELAKLNEKYSKTTIQGIEKDLKNIEKELDEVIKDDEKLTNLFEKTTSVVGVGKVTALLLICFTNEFTMYENPRQLACYCGVVPFEYSSGKSVRAKPKVHYMTNKTLKKQLHMCALSCISAKGELKEYFERKVAEGKNKMLIINNIRNKLVHRICACVRDNKLYERKAA, encoded by the coding sequence ATGAGTAAATTTAGCAATTTTCTAGGAATCGACGTGTTAAAAGAATATTTTGATGCAGTAGTGATTTTGAATGGTGATAAAAACAACAGCATTCACAATCAGTTTACTAATGATAGCAAAGGTTTAAAAGAATTGATAGCTTGGTTGAAATCCAATCAATCTAATGCGAAAAACACCTTAGTTTGCCTTGAACATACAGGTTTATATGGCAAAATAATTATCCCCCATTTGCTTGATAAAGAGTTCTCTGTTTGGGTTGAAATGTCTTTAAAAATTATTCGCAGTTTAGGAATTCAAAGAGGTAAGAATGACAAAATAGATGCTGAAAGAATAGCCTATTATGCGATGAAAAATCAAGAAGAAGCCCAGTTTTATCAACCACCAAGAAAAGTAATTGATAAAATTAGAAAGTTACTGACTCTTAGAGATCATTTGGTAAAAACCAAAGCCTTGTTAATTAAAAACACTAATGAACTCAAAAGTTTTGAGCCAGAACTGGCTAAGCTAAATGAAAAATATTCCAAAACAACCATTCAAGGAATAGAGAAAGATTTGAAAAACATTGAGAAAGAATTGGATGAAGTCATCAAAGATGATGAAAAACTCACCAATTTATTTGAAAAAACAACATCAGTTGTTGGAGTTGGAAAAGTAACCGCTTTGTTGTTGATTTGTTTTACCAATGAGTTTACAATGTATGAAAACCCAAGGCAATTAGCTTGTTATTGCGGTGTAGTACCTTTTGAATACAGTTCTGGAAAAAGTGTAAGAGCAAAACCAAAAGTCCATTATATGACTAATAAAACACTCAAAAAACAGTTGCATATGTGTGCGCTTTCTTGTATTTCAGCAAAAGGAGAACTCAAAGAGTATTTTGAAAGAAAAGTAGCTGAAGGCAAAAACAAAATGCTGATAATAAACAATATTAGAAACAAACTAGTGCATAGAATTTGCGCCTGTGTAAGAGATAATAAGCTATACGAAAGAAAAGCAGCTTAA